The sequence AGCAATAAAAGGGTTAACTATGGGGTTACGACTTGCTGGACTAATTGTCAGTATCGGTATCGGAGTTTTGGCTGCTACGCCAACTCAAGCACAAGTCACAAATACACAAATAAATGCCTTGGTAGAAGCTTTGCGTCGGGCTGTACCAAGGACTCCTAATACAAATAACGGATTATATAGCGACTGGCAAGTGAAACCGGGTATAATTCCCCGTTGGTCAAAACAATGTCTTCAGCGAGAGTTAACTCCCGAACAGTTTGCAGCTAATCCCGATACTGCGCGGACAGTTGTCAGTTGTGTGGTGGAAGATATACTCGAACAACAATATCAAGCGACAGGAAATGATGAAACCTTAGCTGTACGTCGCGCCGCAGGTTGGTGGATGACTGGCGATGCTAACCTTTATAACAATAGTTTGATTTCGGGTTATACCGAAAAAGTTTTAAATTTATATCAGCAGGCGATCGCTTCATCTACTCCTACTCCCACAACGGCTACTGCTAATTCTTCTCCTTCTGAAGGCTCAAATAACGCAAATGCAAGCAATACCACTGCTGTTACTGAAAATGATTCTCTAGCCAATAACACAACCCCAGAAGTAGTCACCTCCTCAGCTAGAGAAACCAACACGGCTGAAAATACCACCGCGACAAATTCCACCCCTGTAGCCAGAGAAACTAATTCTCGCCCCTCAACAACTCCAGAAATAGTTACTTCCTCAGCTAGCGAAACCAATAGCGAGGAAAATACAAACCCCACCCCTGTAGCCAGAGAAACTAATTCTCGCCCCTCAACAACTCCAGAAATAGTTACTCCCTCAGCTAGCGAAACCAATAGCGAGGAAAATACAAATTCCACCCCTGTAGCCAGAGAAACTAATTCTCGCCCCTCAACGACCCCAGAAATAGCGACATCCTCAGCTAGCGAAACCAATAGCGAGGAAAATACAAACCCCACCCCCGTAGCCAGAGAAACCAATTCTCGCCCCTCAACGACCCCAGAAATAGCGACATCCTCAGCCACCGAAACCAATAGCGAGGAAAATACAAACCCCACCCCCGTAGCCAGAGAAACCAATTCTCGCCCCTCAACGACCCCAGAAATAGTTACTCCCTCAGCCACCGAAACCAATAGCGAGGAAAATACAAACCCCACCCCTGTAGCCAGAGA is a genomic window of Oscillatoria salina IIICB1 containing:
- a CDS encoding ARC6/PARC6 family protein, translating into AIKGLTMGLRLAGLIVSIGIGVLAATPTQAQVTNTQINALVEALRRAVPRTPNTNNGLYSDWQVKPGIIPRWSKQCLQRELTPEQFAANPDTARTVVSCVVEDILEQQYQATGNDETLAVRRAAGWWMTGDANLYNNSLISGYTEKVLNLYQQAIASSTPTPTTATANSSPSEGSNNANASNTTAVTENDSLANNTTPEVVTSSARETNTAENTTATNSTPVARETNSRPSTTPEIVTSSASETNSEENTNPTPVARETNSRPSTTPEIVTPSASETNSEENTNSTPVARETNSRPSTTPEIATSSASETNSEENTNPTPVARETNSRPSTTPEIATSSATETNSEENTNPTPVARETNSRPSTTPEIVTPSATETNSEENTNPTPVARETNRVAESTTTRNTAAVNTTPATPTPSLTPTRRPSLDGNTLYDRYMIAAYDASDQRNYQIALLYFQRALDERPGDNFAQQGVNNIRGNLGATSNSNSSSSFSRQITQQQALSLVSRWTQAKSQIFAPPFEARLISDLTTGELYDSLTDANGAIAWLRNNQAYYRFGVQKIESVERFVASETKATIEVKVTEDRTLYREGEIDPSQTEFDTQVIRYSLELVGNVWKIADYKTVDGSVLERGVLNTASRERE